The following proteins are co-located in the Hydrogenophaga sp. RAC07 genome:
- a CDS encoding 3-hydroxyacyl-CoA dehydrogenase NAD-binding domain-containing protein has product MKTIRYELHDGIATLTFDEPGSPVNTMCADWQRDLSTATGLVVRDKGLIEGIVLASAKSTFFAGADLKSTMRLTPADAPRVFAEIEQTKKNFRTLETLGVPVVSCINGAALGGGWEVALVGHHRVAVDNPKIQLGLPEITLGLIPGATGITKMTRLLGLMGAQPYILESKLFNPREALDLGLVHALVPANGDDVAASLRTAALLWIAANPQAQHPWDAKDYKIPGGTPANPKIAGMLTVAPAMLKQKTRGLYPAPEAALAAMAEGAMVDYDTATRIESRYLAKLIVSPVARNMINTFFFNMNAIKSGQSRPKDVPRYKPKKVGILGAGMMGAGIAYVQASRGIETVLEDVSLENAQRGKAYSAKLTQPRVDKARMSPHDQQALLERITPTAHPADLQGCDLIIEAVFENRELKAAVTREAEPMLAEGGFFASNTSTLPISGLAQASTHPAKFIGIHFFSPVDKMKLVEIIRGKETDDETVARAYDYVQALGKLPIVVNDSRGFYTSRTFGTFVMEGAAMLGEGIPAPVIENASMQAGMPVGPLAVLDETALSLSVHVLDQTRDDFQSEGKTYEATPGELLVERMVKELHRAGRAAGGGFYDYPAGQKKALWPELKPLFEKPGHAWELQEVKDRLLYRQAVETARCLAEGVLTSVHDGNIGSIFGIGFPAWTGGALQFIYGMGIDAFEARCAQLAHKFGPGFALSEVVKRTIRHHQPVY; this is encoded by the coding sequence ATGAAAACCATCCGCTACGAACTGCACGACGGCATTGCCACCCTCACCTTCGACGAGCCCGGCTCCCCGGTGAACACCATGTGCGCCGACTGGCAGCGCGACCTGAGCACTGCCACCGGCCTGGTGGTGCGCGACAAAGGTTTGATCGAGGGCATCGTCCTGGCCTCAGCCAAGAGCACCTTCTTCGCCGGCGCCGACCTCAAGAGCACCATGCGCCTCACGCCGGCCGATGCGCCGCGCGTTTTCGCCGAGATCGAGCAGACCAAGAAAAACTTCCGCACGCTGGAAACCCTGGGTGTGCCCGTGGTGAGCTGCATCAACGGCGCAGCTCTGGGCGGCGGCTGGGAAGTGGCGCTGGTGGGTCACCACCGCGTCGCGGTGGACAACCCCAAGATCCAGCTGGGCCTGCCCGAAATCACGCTGGGGTTGATCCCCGGCGCCACCGGCATCACCAAGATGACGCGTCTTCTGGGATTGATGGGCGCGCAGCCCTACATCCTGGAGAGCAAGCTGTTCAACCCGCGCGAGGCACTCGACCTCGGCCTGGTGCACGCGCTGGTGCCGGCCAATGGCGACGACGTGGCGGCCTCGTTGCGCACCGCGGCGTTGTTGTGGATCGCGGCCAACCCCCAAGCCCAGCACCCCTGGGACGCCAAGGACTACAAGATCCCGGGCGGCACACCGGCCAACCCCAAGATCGCCGGCATGTTGACCGTGGCGCCGGCCATGCTCAAGCAGAAAACGCGCGGCCTGTACCCTGCCCCCGAAGCCGCGCTGGCGGCCATGGCCGAGGGCGCGATGGTGGACTACGACACAGCCACGCGGATCGAAAGCCGCTACCTCGCCAAGCTCATCGTGAGCCCGGTGGCGCGCAACATGATCAACACGTTCTTCTTCAACATGAACGCGATCAAAAGCGGGCAGTCGCGCCCGAAAGACGTGCCGCGCTACAAGCCGAAAAAGGTCGGCATCCTCGGCGCCGGCATGATGGGCGCGGGCATCGCCTACGTCCAGGCCAGCCGCGGCATCGAGACCGTGCTGGAAGACGTGAGCCTGGAGAACGCGCAGCGCGGCAAGGCCTACAGCGCCAAGCTCACCCAGCCACGCGTCGACAAAGCGCGCATGAGTCCGCACGACCAGCAGGCGCTGCTGGAGCGCATCACGCCCACCGCGCACCCGGCCGATCTGCAAGGCTGCGACCTGATCATCGAGGCCGTGTTCGAGAACCGCGAGCTCAAGGCTGCGGTGACGCGCGAGGCCGAGCCCATGCTGGCCGAAGGCGGCTTCTTTGCCAGCAACACGTCCACCCTGCCCATCTCCGGCCTGGCGCAGGCCAGCACCCACCCGGCCAAGTTCATCGGCATCCACTTCTTCAGCCCGGTGGACAAGATGAAGCTGGTGGAGATCATCCGCGGCAAGGAAACGGACGACGAAACGGTGGCTCGCGCGTACGACTACGTGCAGGCGCTTGGCAAGCTGCCGATTGTGGTGAACGACTCGCGCGGTTTCTACACCAGCCGCACGTTTGGCACCTTCGTGATGGAAGGCGCGGCGATGCTGGGCGAAGGCATCCCCGCTCCCGTGATCGAAAACGCCTCCATGCAGGCCGGCATGCCGGTGGGACCGCTGGCCGTGCTGGACGAAACCGCGCTGTCGCTCTCGGTCCACGTGCTGGACCAGACCCGCGATGACTTCCAGTCCGAGGGCAAGACCTATGAGGCCACGCCAGGCGAGCTGCTGGTCGAGCGCATGGTGAAGGAGCTCCACCGCGCTGGCCGGGCGGCCGGCGGGGGCTTTTACGACTACCCGGCCGGGCAGAAGAAAGCGCTGTGGCCCGAGCTCAAACCCCTGTTTGAGAAACCCGGACACGCCTGGGAGCTGCAGGAGGTGAAAGACCGCCTGCTCTACCGCCAGGCGGTGGAGACCGCGCGCTGCCTGGCCGAAGGCGTGCTCACCAGCGTGCACGACGGCAACATCGGCTCCATCTTCGGCATCGGCTTTCCGGCCTGGACCGGGGGCGCGCTGCAGTTCATCTACGGCATGGGCATCGACGCGTTCGAAGCGCGCTGCGCCCAGCTGGCTCACAAGTTCGGTCCCGGGTTTGCGCTCAGCGAAGTCGTGAAACGCACCATCCGCCACCACCAACCCGTCTACTGA
- the fabG gene encoding 3-oxoacyl-ACP reductase FabG yields MKRLEGKISLITGAAQGIGLASAIKFAQEGAVVIVCDVKQSAVDAAVQQCVALGAQAVGFVMDVTQREMVDAVVARVMERFGRIDVLVNNAGITQDARLQKMTLEQFDRVIDVNLRGVFHCAQAVAEHMTAQGSGAILNASSVVGIYGNFGQTNYAASKFGVIGFTKTWSRELGPKGIRVNAVAPGFIATPILSTIPEKVITEMEHRVPLRRLGQPEEIANVYAFLASDEASYINGAVIEVSGGMSV; encoded by the coding sequence ATGAAACGCCTCGAAGGAAAGATCAGCCTCATCACCGGCGCCGCCCAGGGCATAGGCCTGGCCTCCGCCATCAAGTTTGCCCAGGAAGGCGCTGTCGTCATCGTCTGCGACGTGAAGCAGTCCGCCGTGGACGCGGCGGTGCAGCAGTGCGTTGCGCTGGGCGCCCAGGCCGTGGGCTTTGTGATGGACGTGACGCAGCGCGAGATGGTCGACGCCGTGGTGGCGCGTGTGATGGAGCGCTTTGGCCGCATCGACGTGTTGGTGAACAACGCCGGCATCACGCAGGACGCACGGCTGCAGAAGATGACGCTGGAGCAATTCGACCGCGTGATCGACGTCAACCTGCGCGGTGTCTTCCACTGCGCCCAGGCCGTGGCCGAACACATGACCGCGCAGGGCAGCGGCGCGATCCTCAACGCATCGTCGGTGGTGGGCATCTACGGCAACTTTGGCCAGACCAACTACGCCGCGAGCAAGTTCGGTGTCATCGGCTTCACCAAGACCTGGAGCCGCGAACTCGGGCCCAAAGGCATCCGCGTCAACGCGGTGGCACCCGGCTTCATTGCCACGCCCATCCTCTCCACCATTCCCGAGAAAGTGATCACCGAGATGGAGCACCGCGTGCCCCTGCGCCGCCTGGGCCAGCCCGAGGAGATCGCGAACGTCTATGCGTTCCTGGCGAGCGACGAGGCCAGCTACATCAACGGTGCGGTGATCGAGGTCTCGGGCGGCATGTCGGTCTGA
- a CDS encoding sensor histidine kinase, with amino-acid sequence MQTSPIPANEAQRLVRLQELGILDTLPQKAFDDISALAQMICGTPVALITLIDQDRQWFKSRIGVEERETPREVAFCSHAILDPDHVMVVEDLSLDPRFSDNPLVANAPDARFYAGAPIVTHDGLALGTVCVVDMKARSLNADQLDALRRLASLVVNLLEHESVRIEEATRNSEAWRLQHEELTAMAIAGLDLQVYIDPNYLIQHVNDTFLAYWGGTRKEVIGHNIASLVGEDAFRHIIQPQLDRALAGETVSYTRKTDFPARGTRYVEVALLPVRNARGDIAGAVMRAQDVQETRAREAQLQQTVALLEQRTMEQERFIHIISHDLREPINTVNNFTSLLVADHQDELSPSAQQYLSFVQSGGQRMSFLLDDLLHFVRLDNRSVKLRPVEIGRLMQQIESDLGPLLSRTDGRMECGTQPMVIADESLLRIVLKNLASNGLKFSRRGVPPVVRITVEEADGGHQIHVSDNGIGIATEHLHDIFDMFKRLHTRKHYEGTGLGLSVCRRIAQLHGGSISVQSTPDEGSRFTLHLPAAPAAPHLE; translated from the coding sequence ATGCAGACTTCTCCGATTCCCGCCAACGAAGCCCAACGACTGGTCAGACTCCAGGAGTTGGGCATCCTCGACACCTTGCCGCAAAAGGCGTTCGACGACATTTCTGCCCTCGCGCAAATGATCTGCGGCACACCGGTGGCGCTCATCACGCTCATCGATCAGGACCGCCAGTGGTTCAAGTCACGCATTGGTGTTGAAGAGCGGGAAACGCCGCGGGAAGTGGCCTTTTGTTCTCACGCCATCCTCGATCCGGATCACGTGATGGTGGTTGAAGACCTCAGCCTGGACCCCCGTTTCAGCGACAACCCGTTGGTGGCCAACGCACCCGACGCCCGCTTTTACGCTGGCGCCCCCATCGTCACCCACGATGGGCTTGCATTGGGCACGGTGTGTGTGGTCGACATGAAAGCCCGCTCGCTCAACGCGGACCAGCTCGACGCCCTGCGCCGTCTGGCCAGCCTCGTTGTCAACTTGCTGGAACACGAATCGGTGCGCATCGAAGAAGCCACGCGCAACAGCGAGGCCTGGCGCCTGCAGCACGAAGAGCTCACGGCCATGGCCATTGCCGGTCTGGACTTGCAGGTCTACATCGACCCCAACTACCTCATCCAGCACGTCAACGACACCTTCCTCGCCTATTGGGGCGGTACACGAAAAGAAGTCATCGGGCACAACATCGCCTCACTCGTGGGCGAGGACGCTTTTCGTCACATCATCCAGCCCCAGCTCGACCGCGCCCTCGCGGGCGAGACCGTGTCGTACACCCGCAAGACCGACTTTCCCGCGCGCGGCACCCGCTATGTGGAAGTGGCCTTGCTGCCCGTGCGCAACGCGCGGGGGGACATCGCCGGGGCCGTGATGCGAGCGCAGGACGTGCAGGAGACCCGGGCCCGGGAAGCGCAACTGCAGCAGACGGTGGCGTTGCTGGAACAACGCACGATGGAGCAGGAACGCTTCATCCACATCATTTCGCACGACCTGCGCGAACCCATCAACACCGTCAACAACTTCACATCCCTGCTGGTCGCCGACCACCAGGACGAGCTGTCGCCTTCAGCGCAGCAGTACCTCTCGTTCGTGCAATCGGGCGGGCAACGCATGAGCTTTCTGCTCGACGATTTGCTGCATTTCGTGCGGCTGGACAACCGCTCCGTGAAGCTGCGCCCGGTCGAGATTGGCCGTCTGATGCAGCAGATCGAAAGCGATCTCGGCCCCCTGCTCTCCCGCACCGATGGCCGCATGGAATGCGGCACCCAGCCCATGGTGATCGCCGACGAGTCGCTGCTGCGCATCGTGCTGAAAAACCTGGCTTCCAACGGCCTGAAGTTCTCGCGCCGGGGTGTGCCGCCCGTGGTGCGCATCACGGTGGAAGAGGCCGATGGCGGCCACCAGATTCACGTGAGCGACAACGGCATTGGCATCGCAACCGAGCACCTGCACGACATCTTCGACATGTTCAAGCGCCTGCACACGCGCAAACATTACGAAGGCACGGGCCTGGGTCTGTCGGTGTGCCGCCGCATCGCGCAGCTGCACGGGGGCAGCATCTCCGTGCAGTCCACTCCCGATGAAGGCAGCCGTTTCACCCTGCACCTGCCTGCGGCCCCCGCAGCGCCCCACCTGGAATGA
- a CDS encoding response regulator: MTAPERFILIDDNEADNVFHEIMIRRAGFKGEILVFESGIEALAYLKTDPLTIPTCIYLDINMPLMDGFEFALEATPLLKGKPTVMLVMLTSSGSPKDRERVGEIPVIQGFVTKPLLVDAVRDMLQRG, encoded by the coding sequence ATGACCGCACCCGAGCGTTTCATCCTGATCGACGACAACGAGGCCGACAACGTCTTCCACGAGATCATGATCCGGCGTGCCGGTTTCAAGGGTGAAATCCTGGTCTTCGAAAGCGGTATTGAGGCACTGGCCTACCTCAAGACCGATCCCCTCACCATCCCCACCTGCATCTACCTCGACATCAACATGCCGCTGATGGATGGCTTCGAATTCGCGCTGGAAGCCACGCCCCTGCTGAAGGGAAAACCCACGGTCATGCTGGTGATGCTCACCTCGTCGGGATCACCCAAGGACCGCGAACGGGTGGGCGAGATTCCCGTCATCCAGGGATTCGTCACCAAACCCTTGCTGGTGGACGCGGTTCGCGACATGCTGCAGCGTGGCTGA
- a CDS encoding chromate transporter — MAEETPAQPQSKTDLFLAFTWLALQGFGGVLAVVQRELVEKKRWMTREQFVEDWAVAQIMPGPNVVNLSMMIGGRYFGLPGALAALAGMLAAPMVVVLLLAVAYGSVADNPMAQNALRGMGAVAAGLITATGIKLIAALDKNAMGMAVCIGLAVLTFIAIGLLRWPLLWVLLGIGGVACVWAYRVLDRLEEPRA; from the coding sequence GTGGCTGAAGAAACCCCCGCTCAACCCCAGTCCAAAACCGACCTCTTCCTCGCCTTCACCTGGCTGGCCCTGCAAGGTTTTGGCGGCGTGCTGGCGGTGGTCCAGCGCGAGTTGGTGGAGAAGAAGCGCTGGATGACACGCGAACAGTTCGTCGAAGACTGGGCCGTCGCGCAGATCATGCCGGGCCCCAACGTCGTCAACCTGTCCATGATGATCGGCGGGCGTTATTTCGGCCTGCCGGGCGCACTCGCCGCACTGGCCGGCATGCTGGCCGCGCCGATGGTGGTGGTGCTGTTGCTGGCCGTGGCATACGGCAGCGTGGCCGACAACCCCATGGCACAAAACGCCCTGCGCGGCATGGGCGCCGTGGCCGCCGGCCTGATCACCGCCACCGGCATCAAGCTGATTGCAGCCCTCGACAAAAATGCCATGGGCATGGCCGTGTGCATCGGTCTGGCCGTGCTCACCTTCATCGCCATCGGTCTTCTGCGCTGGCCCCTGCTCTGGGTGTTGCTGGGCATTGGCGGCGTGGCGTGCGTTTGGGCGTACCGCGTGCTCGATCGCCTTGAGGAGCCCCGCGCATGA
- a CDS encoding chromate transporter, with protein sequence MTAMTPDAASWLNLFTHFASLSLLGVGGAITTAPDMHRYLVYQNAWLSDAQFTSSIALSQAAPGPNVLFVALLGWNVGLNAGGGPGAGWTAWALALLGVVVTMVAIMLPSSVLTYTATRWAHKNRELRAVRAFKTGMAPIVIALLIATGWLLTGSHDHPARDWPLWLLTAVATLLVWRTKIHLLWMIGVGAVLGALGFV encoded by the coding sequence ATGACCGCCATGACGCCCGACGCGGCAAGCTGGCTCAACCTGTTCACGCACTTCGCGTCGCTGTCGTTGCTGGGTGTGGGCGGCGCCATCACCACCGCGCCCGACATGCACCGCTACCTGGTCTACCAGAACGCCTGGCTCAGCGACGCGCAGTTCACCTCGTCGATCGCGCTCTCGCAAGCAGCACCAGGCCCCAATGTGCTGTTTGTCGCCCTGCTCGGCTGGAACGTGGGCCTCAACGCAGGCGGCGGCCCCGGCGCCGGCTGGACCGCCTGGGCGCTCGCGCTGCTGGGTGTGGTGGTCACCATGGTGGCCATCATGCTGCCCTCGTCGGTGCTCACCTACACCGCCACCCGCTGGGCCCACAAGAACCGGGAACTGCGCGCCGTGCGCGCCTTCAAGACCGGCATGGCCCCGATCGTGATCGCCCTGCTGATCGCCACCGGCTGGCTCCTCACCGGCTCCCATGACCACCCAGCACGCGACTGGCCTCTGTGGTTGCTGACGGCGGTGGCCACGCTGCTGGTGTGGCGAACGAAGATCCACCTGCTGTGGATGATCGGGGTGGGGGCGGTGTTGGGGGCGTTGGGCTTCGTTTGA
- a CDS encoding SIR2 family NAD-dependent protein deacylase, giving the protein MYETVRGWIREARHIAVLTGAGMSAESGVPTFRDTQTGLWSKFNPQYLATETAFRAHPQRVWDWYVHRREMIAAVQPNAGHRALASFAEGHPGRLTLITQNVDGLHQRAGQTDALALHGNIAEDQWLNAARSCCSKQSIEAGRPPRCPVCGNLRRPGVVWFGESLPAAALEAAELAARHCDLMLVIGTSGEVYPAAGLAFTAHQSGARVVVINPEATPLDVVAQLCLHEPAAVCLPALLA; this is encoded by the coding sequence ATGTACGAGACGGTGCGTGGCTGGATTCGTGAGGCGCGCCACATCGCTGTGCTCACGGGCGCTGGCATGAGCGCCGAATCCGGCGTGCCGACGTTTCGCGATACGCAGACGGGTTTGTGGTCAAAATTCAACCCTCAATACCTGGCGACCGAAACCGCGTTTCGCGCCCATCCCCAGCGAGTGTGGGATTGGTATGTCCATCGCAGAGAGATGATCGCTGCCGTGCAACCCAATGCAGGCCACAGGGCGCTCGCCAGTTTCGCGGAAGGGCACCCCGGCCGCTTGACCCTCATCACCCAGAACGTGGATGGATTGCACCAGCGTGCCGGGCAGACCGATGCCTTGGCCCTGCATGGCAACATCGCAGAAGACCAGTGGCTGAACGCGGCACGCAGCTGCTGCAGCAAGCAAAGCATCGAGGCCGGTCGTCCACCGCGTTGCCCGGTGTGCGGCAACCTGCGCCGTCCTGGGGTGGTGTGGTTTGGGGAAAGCCTGCCGGCCGCTGCACTCGAGGCCGCTGAGCTCGCTGCCCGTCATTGCGATCTGATGCTGGTCATCGGCACCTCGGGTGAGGTCTATCCCGCAGCGGGTCTGGCCTTCACGGCACACCAGAGTGGTGCCCGCGTGGTGGTCATCAATCCCGAGGCCACACCGCTCGATGTGGTGGCTCAGTTGTGTCTCCATGAGCCAGCGGCTGTGTGCCTTCCAGCCTTGTTGGCCTGA
- the rlmB gene encoding 23S rRNA (guanosine(2251)-2'-O)-methyltransferase RlmB yields MSSPKVLFGFHAVGVRLKTAPQSIIEIYYEPTRRDARMRQFLDKAREANARLIEADGLRIAKLAGSHGHQGVAARVEEIKQVHSLDELLEQLEATGVPPLLLVLDGITDPHNLGACLRVADGAGAHAVIAPKDHAAGINATVAKVASGAAETMPYFMVTNLARTLGELKERNIWIIGTSDDAPKTLYQVDLKGPVALVLGAEGAGMRQLTRKTCDELVRIPMHGAVESLNVSVASGVCLYEALRQRS; encoded by the coding sequence ATGTCTTCCCCCAAAGTGCTTTTCGGCTTTCACGCCGTGGGCGTGCGCCTGAAAACCGCGCCCCAATCCATCATCGAGATCTACTACGAGCCCACGCGTCGCGACGCGCGCATGCGCCAGTTTCTCGACAAGGCCCGCGAGGCCAACGCCCGCCTGATCGAGGCCGATGGCCTGCGCATCGCCAAACTCGCCGGCAGCCACGGCCACCAGGGTGTGGCCGCGCGCGTGGAAGAGATCAAGCAGGTGCACTCGCTCGACGAGTTGCTGGAACAACTCGAGGCTACCGGCGTGCCGCCCTTGCTGCTGGTGCTCGACGGCATCACCGACCCGCACAACCTGGGCGCCTGCCTGCGGGTGGCCGACGGTGCCGGCGCACACGCCGTGATCGCGCCCAAGGACCACGCCGCCGGCATCAACGCCACCGTGGCCAAGGTGGCCAGTGGTGCGGCCGAGACCATGCCTTACTTCATGGTGACCAACCTGGCGCGCACCCTGGGCGAACTCAAGGAACGCAACATCTGGATCATCGGCACCAGCGACGACGCACCCAAGACGCTGTACCAAGTGGACCTCAAGGGCCCGGTGGCGCTGGTGCTCGGTGCCGAAGGCGCGGGCATGCGCCAGCTCACCCGCAAGACCTGCGACGAACTGGTGCGCATCCCCATGCATGGCGCGGTGGAGAGCTTGAACGTGTCGGTGGCCAGCGGTGTGTGTCTGTACGAGGCGCTGCGACAGCGCAGTTGA
- a CDS encoding ABC transporter ATP-binding protein encodes MSDVMIAVQHVFKSVTDSTGSLTILRDIDFTLNKGETAAIVGASGSGKSTLLSIVAGLDTPTSGTVHIDGVDLFAMDEDQRAALRSQKVGFVFQSFQLLGNLTALENVMLPLELAGRRDARATATHMLKRVGLGERLSSYPKVLSGGEQQRVALARAFVVQPAVLLADEPTGSLDFATGGKIMELMFDLNREQGTTLVLVTHDRGIAQRCVRRITIEAGQVVPEVKETAAVA; translated from the coding sequence ATGTCCGATGTGATGATTGCGGTCCAGCATGTGTTCAAGTCGGTCACCGACTCCACCGGGTCGCTGACCATTCTGCGCGACATCGATTTCACCCTGAACAAAGGGGAAACCGCTGCGATCGTGGGTGCGTCCGGGTCGGGCAAGAGCACGCTGCTGTCCATCGTGGCCGGGTTGGACACACCCACCAGCGGCACAGTTCACATCGATGGCGTCGATTTGTTCGCCATGGACGAAGACCAGCGCGCCGCGCTGCGTTCGCAAAAGGTCGGCTTTGTGTTCCAGAGCTTCCAGCTGCTGGGCAACCTCACCGCGCTGGAAAACGTGATGCTGCCGCTGGAGTTGGCCGGCCGGCGCGATGCCCGCGCCACCGCCACCCACATGTTGAAACGCGTGGGCCTGGGCGAACGTCTCTCCAGCTACCCCAAGGTGCTCTCGGGCGGCGAACAGCAGCGCGTGGCGCTGGCGCGTGCCTTCGTGGTGCAGCCCGCCGTGCTGTTGGCCGACGAGCCCACCGGCAGCCTCGACTTCGCCACCGGCGGCAAGATCATGGAGCTCATGTTCGACCTGAACCGCGAGCAGGGCACCACGCTTGTGCTGGTCACGCACGACCGCGGCATCGCACAACGCTGCGTGCGCCGCATCACCATCGAGGCCGGGCAGGTGGTGCCCGAAGTGAAAGAGACCGCGGCCGTCGCCTGA
- a CDS encoding arylesterase, producing the protein MEGLLKLKRRHFNALVCSVCALAAAGSLGTALAQAPAQAASSHPPVVLVVGDSLSAEYGLKRGTGWVALLSETMAKEKVKARVVNASISGDTTSGGRSRIAALLKQHQPKWVVIELGGNDALRGLPLNMTRDNLATMARLSREAGAQVLLLGMEMPPNYGAKYAQEFREVFTAVAKAEKTALVPFFLKDVADTKDPTALFQNDRIHPNEAAQPTMRDNVWPELRKLIARR; encoded by the coding sequence ATGGAAGGACTTCTCAAGTTGAAACGCCGTCACTTTAACGCGCTGGTCTGCAGCGTGTGCGCGCTCGCCGCCGCAGGGTCTTTGGGCACCGCACTGGCACAGGCACCCGCACAGGCCGCCAGCAGCCACCCGCCGGTGGTTCTGGTGGTGGGCGACTCGCTCAGCGCCGAATACGGCCTCAAGCGCGGCACCGGCTGGGTGGCCCTCTTGAGCGAAACCATGGCCAAAGAGAAAGTGAAGGCGCGCGTGGTCAACGCCAGCATCAGCGGCGACACCACCTCGGGCGGGCGCTCGCGCATCGCGGCCCTGCTCAAGCAGCACCAACCCAAGTGGGTGGTGATCGAACTGGGCGGCAACGACGCGCTTCGCGGCCTGCCACTCAACATGACACGCGACAACCTCGCCACCATGGCGCGGCTGTCTCGTGAAGCGGGCGCGCAGGTGCTGCTGTTGGGCATGGAGATGCCGCCCAACTACGGCGCGAAATACGCACAGGAATTCCGCGAGGTGTTCACCGCCGTGGCCAAGGCCGAGAAAACCGCGCTGGTGCCGTTTTTCCTGAAGGACGTGGCCGACACCAAGGACCCCACGGCGCTGTTCCAGAACGATCGCATCCACCCCAACGAAGCGGCCCAGCCCACCATGCGCGACAACGTGTGGCCCGAACTGCGAAAACTGATTGCCCGTCGATAA
- the mnmH gene encoding tRNA 2-selenouridine(34) synthase MnmH, with protein MPVHTLNATEALSRLAEFDLIIDARTEDEHALDHVPGAVNWPTLNNEERITIGTMYKQVNPFEAKKRGAALSARNIAAHIEREVIDKPRTWKPLVYCWRGGNRSGALATILGAIGFHVTLIEGGYKAWRAALVESLPALAERLHYRVVCGPTGSGKTRLLQALAAQGAQVLDLEALASHRSSVLGHIPGQPQPSQKRFDSMVWSALRGFDPTRVVYVESESKKVGNVRVPDALIDAMRASPCIDLRLSDEERVALLLEDYDFFVEDPASFCSRLEALTELRGKEVVSGWTDKVKNGQTPAVVLELLTSHYDPMYAQSIGRNFKQFAQALPCELRDRSAGSLNEAARSLIASENTA; from the coding sequence ATGCCCGTCCACACCCTGAATGCCACCGAGGCGCTGAGCCGCCTGGCCGAATTCGACCTGATCATCGACGCCCGCACCGAAGACGAGCACGCGCTCGACCACGTGCCTGGCGCGGTGAACTGGCCCACGCTCAACAACGAAGAGCGCATCACCATCGGCACGATGTACAAGCAGGTCAACCCGTTCGAGGCCAAGAAGCGCGGCGCGGCCCTGTCGGCGCGCAACATCGCGGCCCACATCGAACGCGAAGTGATCGACAAACCGCGCACCTGGAAGCCGCTGGTGTACTGCTGGCGCGGCGGCAACCGCAGCGGAGCGCTGGCCACCATCCTGGGCGCCATCGGCTTCCACGTCACCCTCATCGAAGGCGGGTACAAGGCCTGGCGCGCAGCGCTGGTGGAGTCGCTGCCGGCGCTGGCCGAGCGCCTGCACTACCGCGTCGTCTGCGGCCCCACCGGCAGCGGCAAGACGCGCCTGCTGCAGGCCCTGGCTGCACAAGGCGCGCAGGTGCTCGATCTGGAAGCCTTGGCCAGCCACCGCAGCTCGGTGCTGGGTCACATTCCCGGCCAGCCGCAACCGAGCCAGAAGCGCTTTGATTCGATGGTGTGGTCTGCCCTGCGGGGCTTTGACCCGACGCGCGTGGTGTACGTGGAGAGCGAGAGCAAGAAGGTGGGCAATGTGCGCGTGCCCGATGCGCTGATCGACGCCATGCGGGCCAGCCCCTGCATCGACCTGCGCCTGTCGGATGAGGAGCGTGTGGCGCTGCTGCTGGAGGACTACGACTTCTTCGTGGAAGACCCGGCGTCGTTCTGTTCACGCCTGGAAGCGCTGACCGAACTGCGTGGCAAGGAGGTGGTGTCGGGCTGGACGGACAAGGTGAAGAATGGTCAGACACCGGCGGTGGTGCTGGAGCTGCTGACCAGCCACTACGACCCCATGTACGCCCAGTCCATCGGGCGCAACTTCAAACAATTTGCGCAGGCCCTGCCCTGTGAGCTGCGGGACCGTTCAGCCGGGTCGCTGAACGAGGCTGCGCGATCCTTGATCGCCAGCGAAAACACGGCCTGA